One window of Pseudochaenichthys georgianus chromosome 18, fPseGeo1.2, whole genome shotgun sequence genomic DNA carries:
- the LOC117464001 gene encoding uncharacterized protein yields MTGGKGSNWSYSILQDGGAFLPNHKQEKYKLHSLTPGYSGAYQCFFHQKNSTKESNQIYLNVSDTPQPVLSVSPSWPSPGASVTLNCRVDHPSAGWSFYWYKAVPQKSDYSYRFELLAGSENGTEQHLFIIDGQTHTAGYVCRAGRGDPVFYSWHSKPAFVWSGDMNSAASLTVSPDSVQHFTKTPVSLSCEGNSTEWRVRMLSKPDYLYHCSILGTMTGSTCTITSYRFSGVFWCESESGQFSNAVNITMKCEF; encoded by the exons ATGACAGGAGGCAAAGGCAGCAACTGGTCTTACTCAATCCTCCAGGATGGTGGAGCATTTCTCCCGAACCACAAACAGGAGAAATATAAATTACATTCTCTAACTCCAGGCTACAGTGGTGCGTACCAATGTTTTTTTCATCAGAAGAACTCAACAAAGGAAAGCAATCAAATCTATCTAAATGTATCAG ACACACCTCAGCCTGTCCTCTCTGTGTCTCCATCATGGCCGAGTCCTGGAGCCTCAGTAACTCTGAACTGCAGGGTTGATCATCCTTCTGCTGGCTGGAGCTTCTACTGGTATAAGGCTGTCCCCCAAAAGTCAGACTACTCCTACCGCTTTGAGCTGCTAGCTGGCAGCGAGAATGGGACTGAACAGCATCTCTTCATCATTGatggacaaacacacacagcaggaTATGTGTGCAGAGCAGGAAGAGGAGACCCAGTGTTTTACAGTTGGCACAGCAAACCTGCGTTTGTCTGGTCTGGAG ATATGAACTCAGCAGCGTCTCTCACAGTGAGTCCAGACAGTGTGCAGCACTTCACCAAAACGCCTGTGTCACTGAGCTGTGAGGGAAACTCCACTGAGTGGAGAGTGAGGATGCTTTCCAAACCTGACTACCTTTATCACTGTTCTATCTTGGGGACAATGACTGGATCCACATGCACCATAACCAGTTACAGGTTTAGTGGAGTGTTCTGGTGTGAGTCTGAATCAGGGCAGTTCAGTAATGCAGTCAACATCACTATGAAGTGTgagttttaa